In Raphanus sativus cultivar WK10039 chromosome 5, ASM80110v3, whole genome shotgun sequence, the following proteins share a genomic window:
- the LOC108857216 gene encoding F-box protein SKIP19-like: MASSSSSPSPTAAMKEGEYANWAELPPELTSSILHRLGAIEIVENAQKVCRSWRRVCKDPSMWRKIDMHNLGDCEDMYYEKLCRHAVDLSRGELVEINLCHFATDSLLNYIADSSSNLRSLKVAMCYEITSEGLMEAVSKLHFLEVLEVSYCSGSGESLKVVGQSCPNLKTLKKNCVGYKRPRDECDDVALAIAETMPGLCHLQLFGDRLTDVGLNAILDGCPNLVHLDLRQCFNVNLVGDLEKRCLERIKVVRCPNDTVHDYPFDATVNDVCSSDDEDLYGLSDVDIMSEDEFYYDDLSDASDNSDFDPYYYY, translated from the exons atggcttcttcttcttcgtctccgTCTCCTACGGCAGCGATGAAGGAAGGAGAGTACGCAAACTGGGCGGAGCTTCCGCCGGAGCTGACGTCATCGATTCTCCACCGGCTCGGCGCGATCGAGATAGTGGAAAACGCACAGAAAGTGTGCAGATCGTGGCGTCGCGTCTGTAAAGACCCCTCGATGTGGCGCAAAATCGACATGCACAACCTCGGAGACTGTGAAGACATGTACTACGAGAAATTGTGCCGTCACGCAGTTGATCTTAGCCGTGGCGAGTTGGTTGAGATCAACCTCTGCCACTTCGCTACTGATTCTCTCCTCAATTACATCGCCGATAG TTCAAGTAACCTGAGAAGCCTTAAAGTTGCAATGTGCTATGAAATAACAAGCGAGGGACTTATGGAAGCAGTTTCGAAACTTCATTTTCTTGAAGTTCTCGAGGTTTCGTACTGCTCGGGATCAGGAGAGTCTCTTAAAGTTGTAGGCCAGTCTTGTCCAAATCTGAAGACTCTGAAGAAAAACTGCGTGGGTTACAAACGTCCTCGAGACGAATGTGATGATGTTGCTCTAGCAATCGCTGAAACAATGCCTGGACTTTGCCACCTTCAGCTTTTCGGGGACAGGTTAACAGATGTTGGGTTAAACGCCATTCTTGACGGTTGTCCTAACCTGGTACATCTTGATCTGCGCCAGTGTTTCAACGTTAACCTTGTTGGGGATCTGGAGAAGCGGTGTCTCGAGAGGATTAAAGTTGTGAGATGTCCTAATGACACGGTTCATGATTACCCATTCGATGCAACAGTTAATGACGTGTGTTCATCCGACGATGAAGACCTTTATGGTTTATCTGATGTTGATATAATGTCAGAAGATGAGTTTTACTATGATGACCTCTCAGATGCCAGTGACAATTCTGACTTTGACCCGTACTATTATTATTAG
- the LOC108837691 gene encoding uncharacterized protein LOC108837691 has product MESTVSNLAVYVEQVVAEFYAGLPCTKAEADVDEVIVSVRGQTYKFSPALINNTIDWEPLSEDEVEEDATLDEISVTELASFITGDTRTEWEGLTTADLTSCYGVLMIIAAYNWIPSTHKTYVSLERARLIYKMAHGVRADLGKMMFRQILNLGVTQVNDARWLIFPRLIMALLQSQHAVPSYPSDKLQSPVPYKKDTRVGEIYEQRLAKGKAPSRGEPKRSSARTTRQSSPALSPAPRTATPSSRTAPRRVSVYELGSVAIPQGPLNRVDLQVALQDTTRALQALAEIVQDLQSAVAGGEEED; this is encoded by the exons ATGGAATCAACTGTCTCGAATCTTGCCGTGTATGTTGAGCAAGTTGTAGCTGAGTTCTATGCAGGTCTGCCGTGTACCAAAGCTGAAGCAGATGTTGATGAAGTAATTGTCTCTGTGAGAGGACAAACGTACAAGTTCTCACCTGCGCTCATCAACAATACCATAGATTGGGAACCACTTTCTGAGGATGAAGTGGAGGAAGATGCAACTTTGGATGAAATCTCAGTAACCGAGTTGGCTTCATTCATCACTGGAGATACGAGGACAGAATGGGAAGGTCTCACTACAGCGGATCTTACTTCATGCTACGGTGTTTTGATGATCATAGCTGCCTATAACTGGATTCCCTCTACTCACAAGACGTATGTCTCACTTGAGAGGGCAAGGCTGATCTACAAGATGGCTCATGGAGTCCGTGCTGATTTGGGtaagatgatgttcagacaGATTCTCAATCTTGGAGTGACTCAGGTCAATGATGCACGTTGGTTGATCTTCCCTCGATTGATCATGGCACTTCTCCAAAGCCAGCATGCAGTTCCATCTTATCCCAGTGACAAGCTTCAAAGTCCGGTTCCTTACAAGAAGGATACACGAGTGGGTGAGATCTATGAACAGAGACTAGCTAAAGGAAAGGCACCATCTAGAGGTGAACCAAAGAGAAGCTCTGCCAGGACAACACGTCAGTCATCTCCTGCTCTGAGCCCTGCTCCACGAACTGCTACACCAAGCTCCAGGACTGCACCACGACGCGTATCTGTCTATGAGCTTGGATCAGTTGCCATCCCTCAAGGACCACTTAACCGTGTTGATTTGCAAGTGGCACTACAGGACACAACACGAGCTCTTCAAGCGCTAGCTGAGATAGTTCAGGATCTTCAGAGCGCTGTAGCAG ggggagaagaagaagactaa
- the LOC108862875 gene encoding ATP-dependent zinc metalloprotease FTSH 10, mitochondrial, with product MIFSKLARSARSKGLVVHGGGVRSAIISEWRVRAPSGAANEVEGGLGFLRRRFASLAAHKGVVDANDLSRVFANPRLRRFFSTQAPKKNKKTKNYENYYPKDAKKAPKNEHKSESREGSKKSENENAGDFNTKEFQNLLVPLMAIALILSSFSLGSREQQQISFQEFKNKLLEAGLVDHIDISNKSVAKVYVRSSPKSQTEEVVQGPGAKGRGGQYKYYFNIGSVESFEEKLEEAQEALGVDSHDFVPVTYVSEMIWYQELLRFAPTLLLLGTLVYGARRMQGGLGSVGGPGGKGGRGIFNIGKAQITRADKNSKNKIYFKDVAGCEEAKQEIMEFVHFLQNPKKYEDLGAKIPKGALLVGPPGTGKTLLAKATAGESAVPFLSISGSDFMEMFVGVGPSRVRNLFQEARQCAPSIIFIDEIDAIGRARGRGGFSGGNDERESTLNQLLVEMDGFGTTAGVVVLAGTNRPDILDKALLRPGRFDRQITIDKPDIKGRDQIFQIYLKKIKLDHEPSYFSQRLAALTPGFAGADIANVCNEAALIAARHEGATVTMAHFDSAIDRVIGGLEKKNRVISKLERRTVAYHESGHAVAGWFLEHAEPLLKVTIVPRGTAALGFAQYVPNENLLMTKEQLFDMTCMTLGGRAAEQVLIGRISTGAQNDLEKVTKMTYAQVAVYGFSDKIGLLSFPQREDEFSKPYSNRTGAMIDEEVREWVAKAYKRTVELVEEHKEQVAQIAELLLEKEVLHQDDLTRVLGERPFKSGETTNYDRFKSGFEETDKESVTVKPVEDDGAPPPLEPQVVPT from the exons ATGATATTCTCCAAGCTCGCTCGATCCGCTCGCTCTAAG GGATTGGTGGTACACGGCGGTGGTGTGAGATCGGCGATTATAAGCGAATGGAGGGTTCGAGCGCCGTCGGGTGCGGCAAATGAGGTGGAAGGTGGATTAGGGTTTCTGAGGCGGCGGTTTGCTTCTTTAGCTGCTCATAAAGGAGTAGTGGATGCCAATGATTTGAGCCGCGTTTTCGCTAACCCTAGATTGCGTCGCTTCTTCTCTACCCAAGCCCctaagaagaataagaagacgAAGA ATTACGAGAACTATTATCCCAAAGACGCTAAGAAAGCTCCCAAGAATGAGCACAAATCCGAATCCAGAG AGGGTTCAAAGAAGAGTGAGAATGAGAATGCTGGGGACTTTAACACAAAGGAGTTCCAAAATTTGTTAGTTCCTCTGATGGCCATTGCTCTAATCCTTTCCTCCTTTTCCCTTGGTTCCCGAGAACAGCAACAG ATTAGTTTCCAGGAGTTCAAAAACAAGCTCCTCGAGGCTGGTCTAGTTGACCACATAGACATTTCTAACAAATCAGTCGCTAAAGTCTACGTGAGGAGTTCACCGAAGAGCCAAACCGAAGAAGTCGTTCAAGGTCCTGGCGCCAAAGGTCGTGGTGGTCAGTATAAGTACTACTTTAACATTGGTAGCGTTGAATCGTTCGAGGAGAAACTCGAAGAGGCTCAAGAAGCGTTAGGCGTTGATTCCCATGACTTTGTCCCCGTCACCTACGTCTCTGAAATGATCTGGTACCAGGAACTGCTGAGGTTTGCGCCGACTTTACTTCTCTTGGGTACGCTGGTTTACGGGGCGAGACGGATGCAAGGTGGATTGGGAAGTGTAGGAGGACCTGGTGGGAAAGGTGGCCGTGGGATTTTCAATATAGGGAAAGCTCAGATAACGAGAGCTGATAAAAACTCCAAGAATAAG ATATACTTTAAAGATGTAGCTGGATGTGAGGAGGCTAAGCAAGAGATAATGGAGTTTGTGCATTTCCTTCAGAACCCAAAGAAGTATGAAGATTTAGGAGCTAAGATCCCAAAAGGTGCGCTTTTAGTAGGCCCACCAGGGACTGGGAAGACCCTTCTAGCAAAAGCTACGGCTGGAGAATCAGCTGTGCCGTTTCTGTCCATATCTGGTTCAGACTTCATGGAGATGTTCGTTGGTGTTGGACCTTCCAGAGTGAGAAACTTGTTCCAAGAGGCTAGACAGTGTGCACCTAGCATTATATTTATAGACGAGATCGATGCCATTGGCCGTGCGAGAGGACGTGGAGGTTTCTCCGGTGGAAACGATGAGCGTGAAAGCACTCTCAATCAGCTCCTGGTTGAGATGGATGGGTTTGGTACTACTGCTGGTGTCGTCGTGCTAGCTGGGACCAACAGGCCGGATATTCTCGATAAAGCCTTGTTAAGGCCCGGCCGGTTTGATCGTCAGATAACGATAGACAAGCCTGATATTAAAGGGCGTGACCAGATATTCCAGATATACTTGAAGAAGATTAAGCTAGATCATGAGCCTTCTTATTTCTCGCAGAGGCTTGCAGCACTCACTCCTGGCTTTGCTGGAGCTGACATTGCGAATGTGTGTAACGAGGCGGCTCTTATTGCTGCTAGGCATGAAGGAGCGACGGTGACAATGGCTCACTTTGACTCTGCTATCGATCGTGTTATTGGAGGTCTGGAGAAGAAAAACAGA GTAATAAGCAAACTGGAGCGACGTACAGTTGCGTATCATGAATCTGGCCATGCGGTTGCTGGGTGGTTTCTGGAACATGCAGAGCCATTGCTAAAGGTGACTATCGTACCTCGTGGCACAGCAGCGCTTGGGTTTGCGCAGTATGTTCCAAATGAGAACTTGCTGATGACCAAAGAACAACTCTTCGACATGACTTGCATGACTCTCGGCGGCCGTGCTGCTGAACAG GTATTGATTGGAAGAATCTCGACTGGTGCTCAGAACGATCTGGAGAAGGTGACCAAGATGACGTACGCGCAAGTAGCCGTTTACGGATTCAGCGACAAGATAGGATTACTTTCATTCCCGCAGCGAGAAGACGAGTTCTCCAAACCATACAGCAACAGAACCGGTGCTATGATAGACGAAGAGGTCCGAGAATGGGTGGCCAAAGCTTACAAGCGAACGGTCGAGCTCGTAGAAGAACACAAAGAGCAAGTGGCGCAGATCGCTGAGCTACTGCTAGAGAAGGAGGTTCTGCATCAGGACGATCTTACTAGAGTTTTGGGTGAGCGTCCGTTTAAGTCTGGTGAGACAACGAACTACGACAGGTTTAAATCTGGATTCGAAGAGACGGATAAGGAGTCTGTGACGGTGAAGCCTGTTGAGGATGATGGAGCTCCTCCACCGCTTGAGCCACAGGTGGTTCCAACATAA
- the LOC108857519 gene encoding scarecrow-like protein 31, with protein sequence MCFMFFMESNLSRIVNGYEYYDVSFLPNQIPNLGFGVPSMSEFDLSTNHHHHQPSIWVPATEQDKDLDQLHHHDQYSPPASDEIDSENTLLKYVNQLLMEEETLSESQSMSSYDALALRQTEEMLQQVINDSLAQSPYITPPDSITSSTTSSGGSSGGGGEYLNSNSNSCVRIETEADSAVSLRGFGQPANEILVRSMFSDADSVNQFKRGLEEASKFLPNTDQWIFNLEQEVVPVKDEKGFSRVRKHHYNHEPEEEARRSSKQSAANVDDGNITELFDKVLLLDNQLNPHIKEEEEEADVNNVSSKSPANTKEGGRAKKKSKAVDFRTLLTLCAQSISSGDKLAADELLKQIKKQCSPLGDASQRLAYFFTKALEARLQGSSGVMIQSYYDSITSKKRTAAQILKTYKAFLSASPFMTLIYFFSNKMILDASKDASVLHIIDFGILYGFQWPMFIQYISKSKTGPRKLRITAVELPQNGFRPTEKIEDTGRRLREYCKRFGVPFEYNAIASKNWETIRLEEFKIRPNEVLAVNSVLRFKNLRDVTPGEEDCPRDGFLKLIRDMKPDVFLSSTINGSFNAPFFATRFKEALFHYSSLFDMFGSTLSKENPERMHFEGEFFGREVMNVIACEGVDRVERPETYKQWQVRMVRAGFKQKPVEAELMESFREKMKKWGYHKDFVLDQDSNWFLQGWKGRILFSSSCWVPS encoded by the coding sequence atgtGCTTTATGTTCTTTATGGAATCGAACTTATCTAGAATAGTCAACGGTTACGAGTATTACGATGTGAGTTTCTTACCAAACCAGATTCCTAATCTGGGATTTGGTGTTCCTTCTATGAGCGAGTTCGATCTCAGCacgaatcatcatcatcatcaaccttCTATTTGGGTTCCAGCGACAGAACAAGATAAAGATCTTGATCAGCTTCATCATCACGATCAGTACTCTCCTCCAGCATCTGATGAGATCGATTCAGAAAACACTCTTCTGAAGTACGTAAACCAGCTCCTTATGGAAGAAGAGACTCTCTCCGAGAGCCAGTCTATGTCCTCCTACGATGCTTTGGCTCTACGCCAAACCGAAGAGATGTTGCAGCAAGTCATCAACGACTCACTAGCTCAATCTCCTTATATAACTCCTCCTGATTCGATTACTAGCAGTACTACTAGTAGCGGTGGTagtagtggtggtggtggtgagtaTTTGAACAGTAACAGCAATTCTTGTGTCCGGATCGAGACAGAAGCTGACTCTGCTGTGTCGTTGCGTGGATTCGGACAGCCAGCGAATGAGATTCTCGTCAGGAGTATGTTTAGTGATGCGGATTCAGTTAACCAGTTCAAGAGAGGCCTTGAAGAAGCCAGCAAGTTTCTTCCTAACACCGATCAATGGATCTTCAACCTAGAACAAGAAGTCGTTCCCGTGAAAGATGAAAAGGGCTTCTCTAGAGTTAGGAAGCATCATTATAACCACGAGCCTGAAGAGGAAGCTAGGAGGAGCAGCAAGCAATCTGCAGCTAATGTAGACGATGGTAACATAACAGAGCTGTTCGATAAGGTTCTGCTTCTTGATAACCAATTGAATCCACatattaaagaagaagaagaagaagccgaTGTTAATAACGTGTCAAGCAAGTCACCTGCTAATACCAAAGAAGGAGGCCGAGccaagaagaagagcaaagcTGTTGATTTCCGCACGCTTCTCACTCTATGCGCACAATCCATCTCCTCAGGAGATAAGCTCGCAGCTGATGAATTGCTAAAGCAGATAAAGAAACAATGTTCGCCTCTCGGCGATGCATCGCAGAGACTAGCTTACTTCTTCACCAAGGCACTCGAGGCGCGTCTTCAAGGAAGCAGCGGAGTAATGATCCAGAGCTACTACGACTCTATAACCTCCAAGAAACGAACGGCTGCGCAGATTCTCAAAACGTACAAAGCCTTCTTGTCTGCTTCACCGTTCATGACTTTGATCTACTTCTTCTCCAACAAGATGATTCTCGACGCTTCCAAAGATGCTTCGGTGCTTCATATAATCGACTTTGGGATCCTCTACGGTTTCCAGTGGCCTATGTTCATACAGTACATATCCAAGAGCAAGACCGGGCCGAGGAAGCTGAGGATAACCGCTGTGGAGCTTCCTCAAAACGGGTTTCGACCGACGGAGAAGATAGAGGATACGGGTCGGAGACTGAGAGAGTATTGCAAACGTTTTGGTGTTCCGTTTGAGTACAATGCTATAGCGTCTAAGAACTGGGAGACAATCCGCTTGGAGGAGTTCAAGATCCGACCGAACGAAGTACTCGCGGTTAACTCGGTGCTCAGGTTCAAGAACCTTAGGGACGTGACTCCAGGGGAAGAGGATTGCCCGAGAGACGGGTTCTTGAAACTGATCAGAGACATGAAACCTGACGTTTTCCTCAGCTCGACGATCAACGGATCTTTCAACGCTCCCTTCTTCGCCACGCGGTTTAAAGAAGCTTTGTTTCATTACTCCTCGCTCTTTGACATGTTTGGTTCGACTCTGTCCAAGGAGAACCCGGAGAGGATGCATTTCGAAGGGGAGTTTTTCGGGAGGGAAGTGATGAACGTGATTGCGTGTGAAGGAGTGGATAGGGTGGAGAGACCGGAGACTTACAAGCAGTGGCAAGTGAGGATGGTTAGGGCTGGGTTTAAGCAGAAGCCTGTGGAGGCAGAGCTCATGGAGTCGTTTagggagaagatgaagaagtggGGTTACCATAAAGACTTTGTGCTTGATCAAGATAGTAACTGGTTCTTGCAAGGTTGGAAAGGTCGTATCctgttctcttcttcttgttgggTCCCTTCTTAA
- the LOC108860516 gene encoding F-box protein SKIP19-like codes for MASSSLSPSPAAMKEGEYANWAELPPELTSSILHRLGPIEIVETAQKVCRSWRRVCKDPSMWRKIVIHIEEFGDRYYEKLCRHAVGRSHGGLVEIDISHFGSDPLLRYIADKSSSHLRSLRISFCYQVTDKGFIAAIARLPLLEELEVSYCSLSEECLRVVGQSCPNLKTLKKNCVGYRRRSTRKESDDVALAIAETMLGLCHLQIFGDTLTDAGLNAILDGCPNLEHLDLRQCFNVNLVGDMEKRCLERIKVVRRPNDSVHDYPFDATVNDYPYGLSDVDVMSEDELYYDDLSDGSDNSDFDPYYY; via the exons ATGGCTTCTTCGTCTTTGTCTCCGTCTCCTGCGGCGATGAAAGAAGGAGAGTACGCAAACTGGGCTGAGCTTCCGCCGGAGCTGACGTCATCGATTCTTCACCGGCTCGGCCCGATTGAGATAGTGGAAACCGCTCAAAAAGTGTGCAGATCGTGGCGTCGCGTCTGTAAAGACCCTTCGATGTGGCGCAAAATTGTGATACATATTGAAGAATTTGGAGACAGGTACTACGAGAAACTGTGCCGCCACGCAGTTGGTAGGAGCCATGGCGGCTTGGTTGAGATCGATATCTCCCACTTCGGTTCTGATCCACTCCTCCGTTACATCGCCGATAAGAG TTCTAGTCATCTGAGAAGCCTAAGAATTTCATTCTGCTATCAAGTAACAGACAAGGGATTTATTGCAGCAATTGCGAGACTTCCGTTGCTTGAAGAACTCGAGGTTTCGTACTGCTCACTATCGGAAGAGTGTCTGAGAGTTGTAGGCCAGTCTTGTCCAAATCTCAAGACCTTGAAGAAAAACTGCGTGGGTTACAGGCGTCGTAGTACTCGAAAGGAGAGTGATGATGTTGCCCTAGCGATCGCTGAAACAATGCTCGGACTTTGCCACCTCCAGATTTTCGGGGACACATTAACAGACGCTGGTTTAAACGCCATTCTTGACGGTTGTCCTAACCTGGAACATCTTGATCTGCGCCAGTGTTTCAACGTTAACCTTGTTGGGGATATGGAGAAGCGGTGTCTCGAGAGGATCAAAGTTGTGAGACGCCCTAATGACTCGGTTCATGATTACCCATTCGATGCGACGGTTAATGACTACCCTTATGGTTTATCTGATGTTGATGTAATGTCAGAAGATGAGTTATACTATGATGACCTCTCAGATGGTAGTGACAATTCTGACTTCGACCCGTACTATTATTAG